A DNA window from Scomber japonicus isolate fScoJap1 chromosome 14, fScoJap1.pri, whole genome shotgun sequence contains the following coding sequences:
- the si:dkey-76k16.6 gene encoding glycine N-acyltransferase, whose product MELTGEQLELAETQLKKYLPRSQQVYGYLVLRNRVRSDPVKILVDRWPNFSVIVCKPQYEQKGDRFKDTLVFANDEGLLEEFVRKSSVFDWTRFLCIGISSQHVEIFKAVASEKDVPYRKMAVCHMMILEDVTNLPCTDSSGISLSSLDESHVSLVNQTWKFADSEGSARMIRNMIVNFPSCCVLDAEGQPVSWILTYATCAMGMLYTLPEHRGKGYAKVLVSSMAKRLYTHGYPVYCFIEEENAISYKLFKNLGFTEDPSYRATWFGFSDLSAEG is encoded by the exons ATGGAATTGACCGGAGAGCAGCTGGAATTGGCTGAGACTCAGCTGAAAAAATATTTACCTCGATCACAACAG GTTTACGGATATTTGGTCCTCAGAAACAGAGTTAGATCAGACCCTGTGAAGATTTTAGTTGATAGATGGCCAAACTTCTCTGTCATAGTCTGCAAACCACAATATGAACAG AAGGGGGACCGTTTTAAAGACACACTGGTTTTTGCAAATGATGAAGGTCTTCTAGAGGAATTCGTGAGGAAGTCTTCTGTTTTTGATTGGACCAGGTTCCTTTGTATAG GTATCAGTAGTCAGCATGTAGAGATATTCAAAGCAGTGGCATCAGAGAAGGATGTACCCTACAGGAAAATGGCTGTGTGTCACATGATGATACTGGAGGATGTAACCAACCTGCCTTGTACAGACAG CTCAGGGATTTCACTTAGCTCTCTGGATGAATCGCACGTCAGCTTGGTGAATCAGACATGGAAGTTTGCTGACAGCGAGGGTTCTGCCAGGATGATCCGTAACATGATCGTGAACTTCCCCTCTTGCTGCGTGCTGGATGCAGAGGGACAGCCTGTGTCCTGGATTCTGACCTATGCAACGTGTGCCATGGGGATGTTGTACACTTTGCCAGAGCACAGAGGGAAAGGCTATGCCAAAGTGTTGGTCAGCTCCATGGCCAAGAGATTGTACACTCATGGCTACCCAGTGTACTGCTTCATAGAGGAAGAGAACGCCATCTCCTACAAGCTCTTTAAAAACCTGGGCTTTACAGAAGACCCCTCATATAGAGCAACCTGGTTTGGATTCAGTGATCTTTCAGCAGAAGGGTAA
- the cst3 gene encoding cystatin C (amyloid angiopathy and cerebral hemorrhage) → MMWKLVFPALAAVFTLGSAALIGGPRDIDVNDSGVQNALNFAVVQHNRGTNDMFVSQVAEVIKAQSQVVAGIKYIITVRMGRTDCRKDSGNQQCTIHQGNEKARLYQCTFTVWSRPWLRDGIQLLDEKCQ, encoded by the exons ATGATGTGGAAGCTCGTTTTTCCTGCCCTTGCGGCGGTCTTCACCCTCGGCTCAGCTGCACTGATCGGGGGACCGAGAGACATCGATGTAAATGACTCCGGTGTGCAAAATGCTCTCAACTTCGCCGTCGTCCAACACAACAGAGGCACCAACGATATGTTTGTTAGCCAAGTGGCAGAGGTGATCAAGGCTCAGAGTCAG GTGGTTGCTGGCATTAAGTATATCATAACTGTGAGAATGGGAAGGACCGACTGCAGAAAGGACAGTGGGAATCAACAGTGCACCATCCACCAAGGGAATGAGAAGGCTCGG ttgTACCAGTGCACCTTCACAGTGTGGAGCCGCCCATGGCTTCGTGATGGCATCCAATTGCTGGATGAGAAATGTCAGTGA
- the si:dkey-76k16.5 gene encoding glycine N-acyltransferase-like protein 3, with protein MKVLHKDELLIAERVLLKHLPKSFKVYGYLYGFNRNKPTTLEVVVDTWPDFKVIICRPDPKNKLASEFKKQVTYYSMDDQILRKMLTEDNVIDWSTHFLIAGLDFSHASMLKELSSAREVNNRVFTLVHLMYMPDCSHVLSPAIDSEMESRISSLDLSHVDLVNKTWKFGGDKQGYHYIKHFISNFPSCCITDGQGQPVSWILMYDYCALGLLYTLPEHRGKGYAKVLVSTIAKILHAQGYPVYCYIEQDNTISQKFFKNLGFIEDPSYRASWFEFNF; from the exons ATGAAGGTCCTGCATAAAGATGAGCTGCTGATCGCTGAACGAGTCCTGCTAAAACACCTACCCAAGAGTTTTAAG gtcTATGGCTACCTGTATGGTTTCAATAGGAACAAACCAACCACACTGGAGGTAGTTGTTGATACATGGCCTGATTTTAAGGTCATCATTTGCCGACCTGACCCCAAG AATAAGCTCGCTTCGGAGTTCAAGAAACAGGTGACCTACTATAGCATGGATGATCAGATTTTAAGGAAAATGCTGACAGAGGATAATGTAATTGACTGGAGCACTCATTTCCTAATTGCAG GATTAGACTTTTCCCACGCCTCCATGCTCAAAGAGCTTTCCTCTGCCAGAGAGGTCAACAACAGAGTCTTTACTTTGGTGCATCTCATGTATATGCCAGACTGCAGCCATGTGCTTTCACCAGCTATTGACAG TGAGATGGAATCAAGGATTTCATCTCTTGACCTTTCCCATGTTGACTTGGTGAATAAAACATGGAAGTTTGGAGGGGATAAGCAAGGTTACCActacattaaacatttcatcaGCAACTTTCCTTCATGCTGCATCACTGATGGCCAGGGTCAGCCGGTATCCTGGATTCTGATGTATGATTACTGTGCCTTGGGCCTATTGTACACCCTGCCAGAGCACAGAGGGAAAGGCTACGCCAAAGTGTTGGTCAGCACCATTGCCAAGATCCTGCATGCTCAGGGTTACCCAGTGTACTGCTACATAGAGCAGGACAACACAATCTCCCAgaagttttttaaaaacctggGCTTCATAGAGGATCCCTCATACAGGGCATCATGGTTTGAGTTCAACTTTTGA